From the Pseudomonas sp. SORT22 genome, one window contains:
- a CDS encoding glycosyltransferase — translation MPAPALNVLVIGYVWPEPRSSAAGSHMMQILESFVQRDWRVTFSSPAAIGEHKADLASLGIGEQAIALNDSSFDAFVSELAPDVVLFDRFMMEEQFGWRVEKHCPNALRVLETSDLQSLRDARQQLLRRRLIEGLDPNDFRALFNTSGPDLYRQMASADLTLRELAAIYRSDLSLMISDVEIDLLINGFGVPEHLLHWCPLMLDAPSEPFKPFAERAHFLSIGNFRHAPNWDAVLWMKNSLWPMIRRRLPQAQLHIYGAYTPPKATALHKPAEGFHIMNWAEDALEVMSNARICLAPLRFGAGIKGKLTDAMQCGTPSVTTPIGAEAMHGALPWPGAIAETAEGLAEAAAALYSDEARWNRAQQDALRLLGARYDRRQHASALVERIEYALADLDQHRLFNFTGAMLRHHQHKSTQYMSQWIEAKNRLATAADAADKCP, via the coding sequence ATGCCCGCCCCTGCCCTCAACGTCCTGGTCATCGGTTACGTGTGGCCCGAACCGCGCTCTTCGGCCGCCGGCTCGCACATGATGCAGATCCTTGAAAGCTTCGTGCAGCGCGATTGGCGCGTCACCTTCAGCAGCCCCGCAGCCATCGGTGAGCACAAGGCCGACCTGGCGAGCCTGGGCATCGGCGAACAGGCCATTGCCCTCAACGACAGCAGCTTTGACGCGTTTGTCAGCGAACTGGCCCCGGACGTGGTGCTGTTCGACCGCTTCATGATGGAAGAGCAGTTCGGCTGGCGCGTCGAAAAACATTGCCCCAACGCCCTGCGCGTGCTGGAAACCTCCGACCTGCAAAGCCTGCGCGATGCCCGCCAGCAACTGCTGCGCCGGCGCCTGATCGAAGGGCTGGACCCGAATGACTTTCGCGCGCTGTTCAACACCTCCGGCCCCGACCTCTATCGGCAGATGGCCAGCGCCGACCTGACCCTGCGCGAACTCGCCGCCATTTACCGCAGCGACCTGAGCCTGATGATTTCCGATGTCGAGATCGACCTGCTGATCAACGGCTTCGGCGTGCCCGAGCACTTGCTGCACTGGTGCCCGCTGATGCTCGACGCCCCCAGCGAGCCGTTCAAGCCATTTGCCGAGCGCGCGCATTTTCTCAGCATCGGCAACTTTCGCCATGCGCCTAACTGGGACGCGGTGCTGTGGATGAAGAACAGCCTGTGGCCGATGATCCGCCGGCGCCTGCCACAGGCGCAGCTGCACATCTACGGCGCCTACACCCCGCCCAAGGCCACGGCGCTGCACAAACCCGCCGAGGGTTTTCACATCATGAACTGGGCTGAAGACGCCCTGGAGGTGATGAGCAACGCGCGCATTTGCCTGGCGCCGCTGCGCTTTGGCGCCGGGATCAAGGGCAAGCTCACCGACGCCATGCAGTGCGGTACCCCCAGCGTCACCACTCCCATCGGCGCCGAAGCCATGCACGGCGCCCTGCCCTGGCCCGGGGCAATCGCCGAAACCGCCGAAGGCCTGGCCGAAGCCGCCGCCGCCCTGTACAGCGATGAAGCACGCTGGAACCGCGCCCAGCAGGACGCGCTGCGCTTGCTCGGCGCACGCTACGACCGGCGCCAGCACGCCAGCGCCCTGGTCGAGCGTATCGAGTACGCCCTGGCCGACCTCGACCAGCACCGGCTGTTCAACTTCACCGGCGCCATGCTCCGACACCACCAGCACAAGAG
- a CDS encoding response regulator, with translation MPQTSPPLLVVEDDDIVRMLTVEVLEELGYQVLEAADAHTALVVLQNTQQSLALMLTDVGLPDMNGKDLAVKARELRPELPVLFASGYGDVDIPLGMHQITKPFSIDQLRDKVQGILQAI, from the coding sequence ATGCCGCAGACATCCCCGCCCCTGCTCGTCGTTGAAGATGACGATATCGTGCGCATGCTGACGGTCGAGGTGCTTGAAGAGCTGGGCTATCAGGTGCTGGAAGCGGCTGATGCGCACACGGCGCTGGTGGTTTTGCAAAACACGCAACAATCCCTGGCCTTGATGCTCACCGATGTCGGCCTGCCGGACATGAACGGCAAGGACCTGGCCGTCAAAGCCCGGGAACTGCGGCCGGAGCTGCCGGTGCTGTTTGCCAGCGGCTATGGCGACGTTGACATACCGCTCGGCATGCACCAGATAACCAAGCCGTTCAGCATCGACCAGTTGCGTGACAAGGTGCAGGGTATTCTCCAGGCCATTTAG
- a CDS encoding response regulator: protein MIQPASIDQRSFRKLLTRNIGLPLGVGLLSAVVFVTIISYLLSAIQWVEHTDRVINNANETVKLSIDMETGMRGFLITGEERFLDPYEVAKPQVIAGIKGLEQLVADNPQQVDRLQRLLGLQDEWNTFAANMISLRRDNGNFREAVGSGRGKRLTDEIRKEFDAFIAMEHQLRVARNDTVNTTTIVSISAYLVFVILLSGLLAYLGRRDLLALSGSYASSLESQQRANQRLERQAWLRTGQTELASQVLGQLTLPMLGNNILRFFAGYLGSAVGAMYARDEHGGLRRVATYGMSAEQAGQEQLVGSHEGILAQAVMQERLLRLDELPADYFKVSSGLGQGLPRSVLVMPTSNDGQINGVVELGFLRSLDERDIEFLELVAGNMGTSIESARYRQRLQEVLAETQQLNEELQVQQEELKTANEELEEQSRVLKESQAHLETQQAELEQTNEQLAERTEALAEQRDVLDRKNGELNQAQVELQERAEELQRSSKYKSEFLANMSHELRTPLNSSLILAKLLAENGEENLTGEQVKFAESIYSAGNDLLNLINDILDIAKVEAGKLEVRPETTHVARLSEGLRNLFEPLASEKQLSFTVSVEPQVPATLYTDRQRLEQILKNLLSNAVKFTERGEVSLTIGWQPGAGIVFSVRDSGIGIAADQQQSIFEAFHQADGTTNRRYGGTGLGLSISRDLAQLLGGQISVDSSLGQGSVFSLVLPERYEPIVDQSPVQIVHQPARLVSAPLPAPVAPAPLARPAPSFADDRDKAPFSNRLILVIEDEPNFARILFDLAHELGYSCLVAQAADEGFELAASFIPDAVLLDMRLPDHSGLTVLQRLKEQASTRHIPVHVISVEDRVEAALHMGAIGYAVKPATREELKQVFARLEAKLTQKLKHILLVEDDDLQRESIARLIGDEDIEITAVGMAQQALDLLRENIYDCMIIDLKLPDMLGNELLKRMSDDDIRAFPPVIVYTGRNLTREEEADLLKYSRSIIIKGARSPERLLDEVTLFLHKVESKLSHERQRMLKTARSRDKVFEGRKLLLVDDDVRNIFALTSALEHKGAIVEIGRNGREAIERLEQHEDIDLVLMDVMMPEMDGYEATRLIRKDPRWRKLPIIAVTAKAMKDDQERCLQAGANDYLAKPIDLDRLFSLIRVWLPQLERI, encoded by the coding sequence ATGATTCAACCAGCCTCAATCGATCAGCGCAGCTTTCGCAAGCTGCTGACCCGCAACATCGGCCTGCCCCTGGGGGTAGGGCTGCTCAGTGCGGTGGTGTTCGTGACGATCATCAGCTACCTGCTGTCGGCCATTCAATGGGTCGAGCACACCGACCGGGTGATCAACAACGCCAACGAGACGGTGAAACTGTCGATCGACATGGAAACCGGCATGCGCGGCTTCCTGATCACCGGCGAGGAGCGCTTTCTCGACCCCTATGAGGTGGCCAAGCCGCAGGTGATTGCCGGCATCAAGGGCCTGGAACAACTGGTGGCCGACAACCCGCAGCAGGTTGACCGCCTGCAGCGCCTGCTGGGCCTGCAGGATGAGTGGAACACCTTCGCCGCAAACATGATCAGCCTGCGCCGCGACAACGGTAATTTCCGCGAGGCCGTCGGCTCCGGACGGGGCAAGCGCCTGACCGACGAGATCCGCAAGGAGTTCGACGCGTTCATTGCCATGGAGCATCAACTGCGGGTGGCCCGCAACGACACGGTGAATACCACCACCATCGTGTCGATTTCGGCATACCTGGTGTTTGTCATCCTGCTCAGTGGCCTGCTGGCCTACCTGGGGCGCCGCGACCTGCTGGCGCTGTCGGGCAGCTACGCCAGCAGCCTTGAGTCGCAGCAACGGGCCAACCAGCGCCTGGAACGCCAGGCCTGGCTGCGTACCGGGCAGACCGAGCTGGCCAGCCAGGTGCTCGGGCAACTGACCCTGCCGATGCTCGGCAACAACATCCTGCGTTTTTTTGCCGGTTACCTGGGCAGTGCTGTCGGCGCCATGTACGCCCGTGACGAGCACGGCGGCCTGCGCCGGGTGGCCACTTACGGTATGTCGGCCGAGCAGGCCGGGCAAGAGCAGCTGGTCGGCAGCCACGAAGGCATTCTGGCCCAGGCGGTGATGCAGGAGCGCCTGTTGCGCCTGGACGAGTTGCCGGCTGACTACTTCAAGGTCAGCAGCGGCCTGGGCCAGGGCTTGCCGCGCAGCGTGCTGGTGATGCCGACCAGCAACGACGGGCAGATCAACGGCGTGGTCGAACTGGGCTTCTTGCGCAGCCTGGATGAACGCGACATCGAATTCCTCGAGCTGGTGGCCGGCAACATGGGCACTTCGATCGAGAGCGCCCGCTACCGCCAGCGCCTGCAGGAAGTGCTGGCCGAAACCCAGCAGCTCAACGAAGAGCTGCAGGTGCAGCAGGAAGAGCTGAAAACCGCCAACGAAGAGCTCGAAGAGCAATCGCGGGTGCTCAAGGAGTCCCAGGCGCACCTGGAAACCCAGCAGGCCGAGCTTGAGCAGACCAACGAGCAACTGGCCGAGCGCACCGAAGCCCTGGCCGAGCAGCGCGACGTGCTGGACCGCAAGAACGGCGAACTGAACCAGGCCCAGGTCGAGCTGCAGGAGCGCGCCGAAGAGCTGCAGCGCTCGAGCAAGTACAAGTCCGAGTTCCTCGCCAACATGTCCCACGAGCTGCGCACGCCGCTCAACAGCTCGCTGATCCTGGCCAAGCTGCTGGCCGAGAACGGCGAAGAGAACCTCACCGGCGAGCAGGTCAAGTTTGCCGAGTCGATCTACTCGGCGGGCAACGACCTGCTCAACCTGATCAACGATATTCTCGACATTGCCAAGGTCGAGGCCGGCAAGCTTGAAGTGCGCCCGGAAACCACCCACGTGGCGCGCCTGAGCGAAGGCCTGCGCAACTTGTTCGAGCCGCTGGCCAGCGAGAAGCAGCTGAGCTTCACAGTGTCGGTCGAGCCGCAGGTGCCGGCGACCCTGTACACCGATCGCCAGCGCCTGGAGCAGATCCTCAAGAACCTGTTGTCCAACGCGGTGAAGTTCACCGAACGCGGCGAAGTCAGCCTCACTATCGGCTGGCAGCCCGGCGCCGGCATTGTCTTCTCGGTGCGCGACAGCGGCATCGGCATCGCCGCCGACCAGCAGCAGAGCATCTTCGAAGCCTTCCACCAGGCCGATGGCACCACCAACCGCCGGTATGGCGGCACCGGCCTGGGCCTGTCGATCTCGCGTGACCTGGCGCAGTTGCTGGGCGGGCAGATCAGTGTCGACAGCAGCCTGGGCCAGGGCAGTGTGTTCAGCCTGGTCCTGCCGGAGCGCTACGAGCCGATTGTCGACCAGAGCCCGGTGCAGATCGTTCATCAGCCAGCGCGCCTGGTCAGCGCGCCGTTGCCGGCACCCGTTGCGCCTGCGCCGCTAGCACGCCCGGCGCCGAGCTTTGCCGACGACCGCGACAAGGCGCCGTTCAGCAACCGCTTGATCCTGGTGATCGAAGACGAGCCGAATTTCGCCCGTATCCTCTTCGACCTGGCCCACGAACTGGGCTACAGCTGCCTGGTGGCCCAGGCTGCCGACGAGGGCTTTGAACTGGCGGCGAGCTTCATTCCCGATGCGGTGTTGCTGGACATGCGCCTGCCGGACCATTCCGGTCTCACCGTGCTGCAGCGCCTTAAAGAGCAGGCCAGCACCCGGCACATTCCGGTGCATGTGATCTCGGTCGAGGACCGGGTCGAGGCGGCGCTGCACATGGGCGCCATCGGCTACGCGGTCAAACCTGCCACCCGCGAAGAGCTCAAACAGGTGTTCGCGCGCCTGGAAGCCAAGCTGACCCAGAAGCTCAAGCACATCCTGCTGGTCGAGGACGATGACCTGCAGCGCGAAAGCATTGCCCGCCTGATCGGCGACGAAGACATCGAGATCACCGCGGTGGGCATGGCCCAGCAGGCCCTGGACCTGCTGCGCGAGAATATCTACGACTGCATGATCATCGACCTCAAGCTGCCGGACATGCTCGGCAATGAGCTGCTCAAGCGCATGTCCGACGACGACATCCGCGCGTTCCCGCCGGTGATCGTCTACACCGGGCGCAACCTGACCCGCGAAGAAGAAGCCGACCTGCTCAAGTACTCGCGCTCGATCATCATCAAGGGCGCGCGCTCGCCCGAGCGCCTGCTCGATGAAGTGACGCTTTTTCTGCACAAAGTCGAATCCAAGCTGTCCCATGAAAGACAGCGCATGCTCAAGACCGCGCGCAGCCGCGACAAGGTCTTCGAGGGCCGCAAGCTGCTGCTGGTGGATGACGATGTGCGCAATATCTTTGCCCTGACCAGTGCCCTGGAACACAAGGGCGCGATTGTCGAGATCGGGCGCAATGGCCGCGAAGCCATCGAGCGCCTGGAGCAGCACGAGGACATCGACCTGGTGCTGATGGACGTGATGATGCCGGAGATGGACGGCTACGAAGCCACCCGCCTGATCCGCAAGGACCCGCGCTGGCGCAAACTGCCGATCATCGCCGTCACCGCCAAGGCGATGAAGGATGACCAGGAGCGTTGCCTGCAGGCTGGGGCCAATGACTACCTGGCCAAGCCCATCGACCTTGACCGGTTGTTCTCGCTGATCCGTGTCTGGCTGCCGCAACTGGAGCGAATTTGA
- a CDS encoding protein-glutamate O-methyltransferase CheR, which produces MSIERNTDIEIRLLIEAIYLKYSYDFRDYSGASIKRRIQHALRQFDCKTVSALQERVLHDPGMFMQLLQFLTIPVSEMFRDPEHFLAVRQEVVPLLRTWPSIKIWIAGCSTGEEVYSMAILLREEGLLERTIIYATDINPSSLEKAKQGIYSMHNMRLYGDNYRKAGGRGELSDYYTSAYGNAIVDSSLRDNVTFADHSLATDSVFSETQLISCRNVLIYFNKTLQDRAFGLFHESLCHRGFLVLGSKETLDFSAYADKFEALVKPERIYRKS; this is translated from the coding sequence TTGAGTATCGAACGCAACACCGACATTGAAATACGGCTGCTGATCGAGGCGATCTACCTCAAGTATAGCTATGACTTTCGCGATTACTCCGGCGCCTCGATCAAGCGCCGGATCCAGCACGCATTGCGCCAGTTCGACTGCAAGACCGTCTCGGCCCTGCAGGAGCGGGTGCTGCACGACCCGGGCATGTTCATGCAGTTGCTGCAGTTCCTGACCATCCCGGTCAGCGAGATGTTCCGCGACCCCGAGCACTTCCTTGCAGTGCGCCAGGAAGTGGTGCCGCTGCTGCGTACCTGGCCGTCGATCAAGATCTGGATCGCCGGTTGCAGCACCGGCGAGGAGGTCTATTCGATGGCCATCCTGCTGCGTGAAGAAGGCTTGCTGGAGCGCACCATCATCTATGCCACCGACATCAACCCCAGCTCCCTGGAGAAGGCCAAGCAGGGCATCTACAGCATGCACAACATGCGCCTGTACGGTGACAACTACCGCAAGGCCGGCGGGCGCGGTGAGCTCAGCGACTACTACACCTCGGCCTATGGCAACGCCATCGTCGACAGCAGCCTGCGCGACAACGTGACCTTCGCCGACCACAGTCTGGCCACCGACAGCGTGTTCTCCGAAACCCAGTTGATCTCCTGCCGCAACGTACTGATCTACTTTAACAAGACCCTGCAGGACCGCGCGTTTGGCCTGTTTCACGAGTCATTGTGCCATCGCGGCTTCCTGGTGCTGGGCAGCAAGGAAACCCTGGACTTTTCGGCCTATGCCGACAAGTTCGAGGCGCTGGTCAAGCCCGAACGGATCTACCGCAAATCATGA
- a CDS encoding chemotaxis protein CheB, with the protein MNGVQAITLGASAGGVSALLTVFHALPPAFRIPLLCVLHLPDDRRSHLAEVLARRLKRPVREARDKEDIAPGTIYVAGPGYHLSVERDHSLSLSQEERVHFSRPSIDFLFESAADAYGASLLGVLLTGANEDGARGLACIKRQGGRTIVQDPLEAQVSTMPRAALALHRPDYILPLNGIGQLLASLEAPEC; encoded by the coding sequence ATGAACGGCGTTCAGGCGATTACCCTGGGCGCTTCGGCGGGCGGCGTCAGTGCCTTGCTCACGGTGTTTCATGCTTTGCCGCCGGCGTTTCGCATTCCGCTGCTGTGCGTGCTGCACTTGCCGGATGACCGGCGCAGCCACCTGGCCGAGGTCCTTGCCCGCAGGCTCAAGCGCCCGGTGCGCGAAGCGCGCGACAAGGAAGACATCGCCCCCGGCACCATTTATGTGGCCGGGCCCGGTTATCACCTGTCGGTGGAGCGTGACCACAGCCTGTCGTTGAGCCAGGAAGAGCGCGTGCATTTTTCCCGGCCTTCAATCGATTTCCTTTTCGAGTCGGCCGCCGATGCCTACGGCGCGAGCCTGCTTGGCGTGCTGCTGACCGGTGCCAACGAGGACGGTGCCCGCGGCCTTGCCTGCATTAAGCGCCAAGGCGGTCGGACCATTGTCCAGGACCCGCTTGAAGCGCAAGTGTCGACCATGCCGCGTGCGGCGCTGGCCCTGCATCGGCCCGACTACATACTCCCTTTGAATGGCATCGGGCAACTGCTCGCCAGCCTGGAAGCCCCAGAATGCTAA
- a CDS encoding hybrid sensor histidine kinase/response regulator — MLRHIQAKLLIVDDLPENLLALEALIKGEDREVHQAQSADQALALLLEHEFALAILDVQMPGMNGFELAELMRGTEKTKNIPIVFVSAAGREMNYAFKGYESGAVDFLHKPLDSLAVKSKVAVFVDLFRQRKALGQQLEALERSREEQELLLAQLQVTRRELEHAVRMRDDFMSIVSHEVRTPLNGLILETQLRKLHLAKDNADAFTLDKMRAMVERDERQINSLIRLIEDMLDVSRIRTGKLSIRPSQFDLGQLVGGLIENFQAQAAAAESHIEFNAGVPLAGVWDEFRIEQVVANLLTNALRYGAKSPVQVRTFEEGGMACVEVRDHGIGISEHNQQRIFQQFERVASSQSSAGLGLGLYISEQIVLAHGGSISVHSIEGAGATFTVRLPLPQSLRENDRHQATSA; from the coding sequence ATGCTAAGGCACATACAAGCAAAACTGCTGATCGTCGACGACCTGCCGGAGAACCTCCTGGCCCTGGAGGCGTTGATCAAAGGCGAAGACCGCGAGGTGCACCAGGCCCAGTCCGCCGACCAGGCGCTGGCGCTGCTGCTCGAGCACGAATTCGCCCTGGCCATTCTTGACGTGCAGATGCCCGGCATGAACGGCTTCGAGCTGGCCGAACTGATGCGCGGCACCGAGAAGACCAAGAACATCCCCATCGTCTTCGTCAGCGCCGCCGGGCGCGAAATGAACTATGCCTTCAAAGGTTATGAAAGCGGCGCGGTGGACTTCCTGCACAAGCCGCTGGACAGCCTGGCGGTGAAAAGCAAGGTGGCGGTGTTTGTCGACCTGTTCCGCCAGCGCAAGGCCCTCGGCCAGCAACTGGAAGCCCTGGAGCGCAGCCGCGAAGAGCAGGAACTGCTGTTGGCCCAGTTGCAGGTGACCCGCCGGGAGCTTGAGCACGCGGTGCGCATGCGCGATGACTTCATGTCGATCGTTTCCCATGAGGTGCGCACGCCGCTCAACGGCCTGATTCTGGAAACCCAGTTGCGCAAGCTGCACCTGGCCAAGGACAACGCCGATGCCTTTACCCTGGACAAGATGCGCGCCATGGTCGAGCGCGACGAGCGGCAGATCAACAGCCTGATCCGCTTGATCGAAGACATGCTCGACGTGTCGCGGATCCGCACCGGCAAGCTGTCGATCCGCCCAAGCCAGTTCGACCTCGGGCAACTGGTCGGCGGCTTGATCGAGAACTTCCAGGCCCAGGCCGCAGCTGCCGAGTCGCATATCGAGTTCAACGCCGGCGTGCCGCTGGCCGGCGTATGGGACGAGTTTCGCATCGAGCAGGTGGTCGCCAATCTGCTGACCAACGCCCTGCGCTATGGGGCGAAAAGCCCGGTGCAGGTGCGCACCTTCGAGGAAGGCGGCATGGCCTGCGTCGAAGTGCGCGACCACGGCATCGGCATCAGCGAGCACAACCAGCAGCGGATTTTCCAGCAGTTCGAGCGGGTTGCCTCCAGCCAGAGCAGCGCCGGCCTGGGCCTTGGCCTGTATATCTCCGAGCAGATTGTGCTGGCCCATGGCGGCAGCATCAGCGTGCACAGCATTGAGGGTGCGGGCGCGACCTTTACCGTGCGTCTGCCGCTGCCGCAATCGCTGCGGGAAAATGACCGGCACCAGGCAACCTCTGCCTGA
- a CDS encoding response regulator: MSEDAQDVVLVVEDEPVIRMILEDYLKGEGYHVLVAENGEQAFKILASKPHLDLIVTDFRLPGGITGVQIAEPAVKMRPDLKVIFISGYPAEIRESGSPIAFKAPILAKPFDLNSLREQIQEQLR; encoded by the coding sequence ATGAGTGAAGATGCGCAAGACGTAGTACTGGTGGTCGAAGACGAGCCAGTGATTCGCATGATTCTCGAGGACTACCTCAAGGGCGAGGGTTACCACGTGCTGGTGGCGGAGAACGGTGAGCAAGCTTTCAAGATTCTCGCGAGCAAGCCGCACCTGGACCTGATCGTCACCGATTTTCGTTTGCCGGGAGGAATCACCGGGGTGCAGATCGCCGAACCTGCGGTGAAGATGCGCCCGGACCTGAAGGTGATCTTCATCAGTGGCTACCCCGCGGAAATCCGCGAATCAGGCAGCCCGATCGCCTTCAAGGCGCCGATCCTGGCCAAGCCGTTCGACCTGAACAGCTTGCGCGAGCAGATTCAGGAGCAATTGCGCTAG
- a CDS encoding PAAR domain-containing protein: MRFIVRQGDATSTGGEVRNGCAKHPLGGRPIARMGDPVYCPRCQRTGEIAQGNPAYRVSGQAVAGEGHLVRCACPYGSHALIASQRRARMGLTTTGRSLPPAIALEEEEEEVEADNGVTLRIGVFFDGTGNNLANSATVAQCFARDVELAEEAEEVRRHCARYGYDGQGSVPDDSYGNDMTNVARLYELYQDRVWGDEQQGRRQVVLKVYIEGVGTTSGGKDSALSQATGRYGTGVIARAEQAHAEVLNQVNIWFDENPQAKVSELQFDLFGFSRGAAAARHFANSLHRGKRGGLAARWPVRVKLSDDFDWNSKSHLSIQFIGLFDSVAAIVAVLRGNFSPANANYSGVEMGLKAGVAHKVVQLVARDEWRKNFPLTRTDNDIEVPGAHSDVGGGYLPRMREKVLLSRPRSSVELRSLANERSQSYLKVQEDYLRNRSKWERLKLQMNIVTWSVDLPFIPNRDAHPYKRVFAFIRCERDVFADLSWVYLRIMRELGIRSGVPFHEIGDQPDLPDELQGIAAKLTAYALGDRASTGLTPDEETLLRTRYIHLSSHWNPLGYLVRDSTEVVFIHRPNANGQRTVLPNE, translated from the coding sequence ATGCGCTTTATCGTTCGCCAGGGAGACGCCACCAGCACCGGTGGTGAAGTACGCAATGGTTGCGCAAAGCATCCGCTTGGCGGTCGGCCCATCGCCCGCATGGGCGACCCGGTGTATTGCCCTCGCTGCCAGCGTACCGGCGAAATTGCCCAGGGCAACCCGGCCTACCGGGTAAGCGGCCAGGCGGTGGCCGGCGAAGGTCACCTGGTGCGTTGCGCCTGCCCTTATGGCAGCCACGCGCTGATTGCCAGCCAGCGGCGCGCACGCATGGGCCTGACCACCACCGGGCGATCGCTACCGCCCGCTATTGCCCTCGAAGAAGAGGAGGAAGAGGTCGAGGCAGACAATGGCGTCACCCTGCGTATTGGCGTGTTCTTTGATGGCACGGGTAACAACCTCGCCAACAGCGCCACCGTCGCCCAGTGTTTTGCCCGCGATGTAGAGCTGGCAGAGGAGGCCGAGGAAGTGCGTCGCCATTGCGCCAGGTATGGCTATGACGGCCAGGGGAGTGTGCCGGATGACAGCTACGGCAATGACATGACCAATGTCGCGCGGTTGTATGAGTTGTATCAGGATCGGGTGTGGGGTGATGAACAGCAGGGCAGGCGCCAGGTGGTGCTCAAGGTCTATATCGAAGGGGTCGGCACTACGAGCGGGGGCAAGGATTCCGCTCTTTCTCAGGCAACCGGTCGATACGGGACAGGGGTGATTGCTCGGGCAGAACAGGCACACGCCGAGGTCTTGAATCAGGTCAACATTTGGTTTGATGAAAATCCTCAGGCAAAAGTATCCGAACTGCAATTTGACCTGTTTGGCTTCAGTCGAGGCGCTGCCGCGGCGAGGCACTTTGCTAACAGTCTTCACAGGGGCAAGCGCGGCGGTCTGGCTGCACGCTGGCCGGTGCGCGTCAAACTTTCTGATGACTTCGACTGGAACTCAAAAAGTCATTTGAGCATTCAGTTTATTGGCCTGTTTGATTCTGTTGCAGCGATTGTTGCGGTTCTTCGCGGTAACTTCAGTCCGGCGAACGCTAACTACTCTGGTGTGGAAATGGGCCTCAAGGCAGGTGTTGCCCATAAGGTCGTACAACTGGTGGCAAGGGATGAGTGGCGCAAAAATTTCCCTCTGACCCGAACCGATAATGATATCGAGGTGCCTGGTGCGCACTCTGATGTCGGTGGAGGTTACCTGCCACGTATGCGAGAAAAAGTCTTGCTGTCCAGGCCGCGTAGCAGTGTCGAGCTACGTAGCCTGGCCAACGAACGGAGCCAGTCCTATCTAAAAGTACAGGAAGATTACTTGCGCAATCGCTCGAAGTGGGAACGCCTGAAGTTGCAAATGAACATAGTTACATGGTCGGTGGACCTGCCCTTTATTCCCAATCGAGACGCACACCCGTACAAGCGTGTATTTGCCTTTATTCGATGTGAGCGCGATGTGTTTGCCGATTTATCGTGGGTCTATTTGCGCATTATGCGCGAACTTGGCATACGAAGTGGTGTGCCGTTCCATGAAATTGGTGATCAACCGGACTTGCCCGATGAGCTTCAGGGGATTGCAGCGAAACTGACCGCTTATGCGCTAGGCGATCGGGCCAGTACTGGGCTCACCCCTGATGAAGAGACATTATTGCGTACTCGATACATTCATCTGTCCAGCCATTGGAACCCCCTGGGTTATCTAGTACGCGACAGCACAGAAGTGGTGTTTATCCATAGGCCGAATGCAAACGGTCAACGCACGGTATTACCCAATGAGTAG
- a CDS encoding DUF2931 family protein yields the protein MSSTWRVVLLLTALLLAGCAGQDSIRLPAGPWYLGFVAPTHMAVWIETADVLDIKDRGFRRVMGGNARMDFTFKPEDGWSTRTGVGSGKYVSGSDLPKLIYVRWQSLAEAQTYEVVIEIPEATRHSMLKPERAYCRLNDRVIDNYRTYVTIGLAPGGVAQTWLRGVCLERIKVIRTVGRIVPLGPDLGRSSVGYLPLEPKSQAYIDAHGIPYGAW from the coding sequence ATGAGTAGTACCTGGCGAGTCGTGCTGCTGCTCACTGCTTTGCTGCTTGCAGGGTGTGCAGGTCAAGACAGTATTCGGCTGCCTGCTGGCCCATGGTATTTGGGTTTTGTGGCGCCTACCCACATGGCCGTGTGGATTGAGACTGCCGATGTGCTGGACATCAAGGACCGCGGGTTCAGACGAGTCATGGGCGGGAACGCCAGAATGGATTTTACATTCAAGCCTGAGGATGGTTGGTCAACGCGCACGGGAGTGGGGTCGGGAAAATATGTATCGGGCAGTGATCTGCCCAAGTTGATTTATGTTCGCTGGCAATCATTGGCCGAAGCACAGACCTACGAAGTAGTCATTGAGATTCCTGAGGCAACGCGCCACAGCATGTTGAAACCTGAGCGCGCCTATTGTCGTTTGAATGATCGAGTCATCGATAACTACCGTACATACGTGACCATCGGCCTGGCCCCTGGCGGTGTCGCCCAAACCTGGCTGCGTGGAGTTTGCCTTGAGCGCATCAAGGTGATTCGAACGGTCGGTCGCATAGTGCCACTGGGACCGGACCTGGGGCGCTCCAGCGTTGGCTACCTACCCCTGGAACCCAAATCCCAAGCCTACATCGACGCCCACGGTATCCCCTATGGCGCCTGGTAA